A single region of the bacterium genome encodes:
- a CDS encoding PIN domain protein — protein MLPQIVPRVYIDTSVIGGCFDAEFDIWSKLLFEEFHKGIKIAVISDLTRRELKDAPPDIRKILSTIPDANLYNVFLSKEAERLALSYFENKVVTSKHLADAQHIAIATVERVDVLVSWNFKQIVNLEHIHAFNSINIKLGYPVLEIRSPREVIHEKKI, from the coding sequence ATGTTGCCACAGATAGTACCAAGAGTTTATATAGATACATCGGTAATTGGTGGTTGTTTTGATGCTGAATTTGACATATGGTCAAAATTGCTTTTTGAGGAATTTCACAAGGGGATTAAAATTGCTGTTATTTCTGACCTTACACGGCGTGAACTTAAGGATGCCCCACCAGATATAAGAAAAATACTTTCAACAATTCCAGATGCCAATCTTTATAATGTTTTTCTTTCAAAAGAAGCTGAAAGGTTGGCATTGAGCTATTTTGAAAATAAGGTTGTAACCTCAAAACATTTAGCTGATGCTCAACACATTGCTATAGCCACTGTGGAGCGAGTTGATGTTCTGGTTAGTTGGAATTTTAAACAAATTGTAAATCTTGAACATATCCATGCCTTTAATTCAATAAATATAAAATTGGGCTATCCTGTATTGGAAATCAGGAGCCCAAGGGAGGTTATACATGAGAAAAAAATTTGA
- the porA gene encoding pyruvate ferredoxin oxidoreductase, which produces TIEAMNDAKVVIRDIQQEFKEKFSREYSPVSEYMLSDADIALVAIGSTSGTIKCVVDELRKNGIKAGLLKVSQFRPFPDKEIKEALSGAKVIAVLDRATGLNASFAPLCLEIRSSLYGLPEAPLLVNYIYGLGGRDIGIEDIKRVYNDLTSCLKEQRVDEPIRYLGIRE; this is translated from the coding sequence AACAATTGAGGCAATGAACGATGCGAAGGTAGTAATAAGGGATATACAACAAGAATTCAAAGAGAAATTTAGCAGGGAATATTCCCCCGTTTCAGAATATATGCTTTCTGATGCTGACATTGCCCTAGTTGCAATAGGCTCTACATCTGGAACAATAAAATGCGTTGTTGACGAATTAAGAAAAAATGGGATAAAAGCAGGGCTTTTAAAGGTCTCCCAATTCCGTCCATTTCCAGATAAAGAGATAAAAGAAGCCCTTTCTGGAGCAAAAGTAATTGCTGTTTTAGATAGGGCAACAGGGTTAAATGCCTCATTTGCTCCACTATGCCTTGAGATTAGGTCTAGTTTATATGGCCTTCCAGAGGCACCTTTGCTTGTAAATTATATCTATGGCTTAGGAGGAAGGGACATAGGGATTGAGGATATAAAAAGGGTATATAATGACCTTACTTCTTGTCTTAAAGAACAAAGGGTTGATGAGCCTATAAGATACCTCGGGATTAGGGAGTAA
- a CDS encoding lysylphosphatidylglycerol synthase transmembrane domain-containing protein codes for MKKRYWLSILLSCLFLYLAIRNVEYGKVRAALVSANYIFVIPAMLMVIASFLLRGLRWGYILESTKKIGFNNLFGMMMIGFMVNNILPARIGEVTRAYMIGRKENISRSLSFGTIVLERIFDGFALLFILGLSMLLSPFPRWVKAFGLISLLIFSLSMVFIVFLRIKRGFMVKKIESLASVFHKGFSERISYIFDRFIDGLASLENLKHTGFIIIYSIISQIVLGMEFHLLLFSFGFNLPFYSPYFIAAIVGLSSMIPSAPGYIGVFQSFCVGGLILFGINKDIALSYSIVCHIVQYIPVTGIGICYLINENIPISKIGGMKNESSKDG; via the coding sequence ATGAAAAAGAGATATTGGCTTTCAATTCTTTTAAGTTGCCTATTTTTATACCTTGCAATCAGGAATGTAGAATATGGAAAGGTAAGGGCTGCTTTGGTATCTGCAAATTACATCTTTGTCATTCCGGCAATGCTTATGGTTATTGCCTCATTCCTTTTAAGGGGGCTACGATGGGGATATATCCTTGAAAGCACAAAGAAGATAGGATTTAATAACCTATTTGGGATGATGATGATAGGGTTTATGGTGAATAATATCCTTCCCGCAAGGATTGGAGAGGTTACAAGGGCATATATGATTGGAAGAAAGGAAAATATATCAAGAAGCCTCTCTTTTGGAACAATTGTTTTAGAGAGAATCTTTGATGGCTTTGCCCTCTTGTTTATCCTTGGTCTTTCAATGCTTCTCTCTCCATTTCCAAGGTGGGTAAAGGCATTTGGTCTTATTAGCCTTCTTATATTTAGCCTTTCTATGGTTTTTATTGTCTTTTTAAGGATAAAAAGGGGGTTTATGGTAAAAAAAATAGAAAGTTTAGCCTCTGTTTTTCATAAAGGATTTTCAGAGAGGATTTCCTATATCTTTGATAGATTTATTGATGGTTTGGCAAGCCTTGAAAACCTTAAGCATACAGGGTTTATTATCATTTATTCTATAATTTCCCAGATCGTTCTTGGAATGGAATTTCACCTTTTGTTATTTTCCTTTGGGTTTAATCTTCCATTCTATTCTCCATATTTTATTGCAGCAATCGTTGGGCTTTCCTCAATGATTCCATCTGCTCCAGGATATATTGGCGTATTCCAATCATTCTGTGTAGGAGGCCTTATTCTCTTTGGAATAAATAAGGATATTGCCTTAAGCTATTCTATTGTTTGCCATATTGTTCAATATATCCCAGTAACAGGGATTGGTATTTGTTATCTTATAAATGAAAATATTCCAATTTCAAAGATAGGAGGTATGAAAAATGAAAGTAGCAAAGACGGGTAA
- the mnmE gene encoding tRNA uridine-5-carboxymethylaminomethyl(34) synthesis GTPase MnmE yields MDDTICAISTPIGEGGIGIVRISGRYSLKIAKRIFRSKNKLVSHKLVYGKIIDPSSNCIIDEALLVFMKKPKTYTREDIIEINVHSGFAILSEVLSLVLKEGARLAEPGEFTKRAYLSGRIDLIQAEAVEKIISSKTELARKISTRELQGELSLKIRNIRENLISILSLIEASLDFEEELDKERLFKEVFSIKKELKTFVEGYKTGRFLSNSAIGVIIGRPNVGKSSILNAIVGTDRAIVTPIPGTTRDVISEIINIKGIPFKIVDTAGLCDAIDIIEKEGIKRVYKAIESADIVIYVLDATGFITKDDISIFEKIKNKNVIFAINKSDLLQRIKTDILKKYKKPIVSISAKNKQLSSLLDEIEKALFSSYDEAHIITNIRHKEVIERALKHLDRAISSKEDEITSIELRASCDAISEILGEKISNEDILDKIFSTFCIGK; encoded by the coding sequence ATGGATGATACAATTTGTGCCATATCAACGCCAATTGGAGAAGGAGGGATTGGAATAGTAAGGATTTCTGGAAGATATAGCCTAAAGATTGCAAAAAGGATATTTAGGTCAAAAAATAAACTCGTATCTCATAAGTTGGTATATGGGAAGATAATTGACCCAAGCTCAAATTGCATAATTGACGAAGCCCTTCTTGTATTTATGAAAAAACCAAAGACATACACAAGAGAAGATATTATTGAAATAAATGTCCATTCTGGCTTTGCCATTCTTTCAGAGGTTCTTTCCCTTGTCCTAAAAGAGGGGGCAAGGCTTGCAGAGCCAGGTGAATTTACAAAGAGGGCATATCTTTCAGGTAGAATAGACTTAATCCAGGCAGAGGCTGTTGAAAAAATCATCTCATCAAAGACAGAGTTAGCAAGAAAGATTTCAACAAGAGAGTTGCAAGGTGAGCTTTCTTTAAAAATAAGGAATATAAGGGAAAATCTTATCTCTATTCTTTCCTTAATTGAGGCAAGCCTTGACTTTGAAGAGGAATTGGATAAAGAAAGGCTTTTTAAAGAGGTCTTTTCTATTAAAAAAGAGCTAAAAACCTTTGTTGAAGGGTATAAAACAGGAAGATTTCTTTCAAATTCTGCTATTGGTGTTATTATAGGAAGACCAAATGTTGGTAAAAGCTCAATTTTAAATGCTATTGTTGGCACAGATAGAGCAATTGTAACCCCTATTCCTGGAACAACAAGGGATGTAATAAGCGAGATAATAAACATCAAGGGTATTCCCTTTAAAATTGTTGACACAGCAGGCCTTTGTGATGCAATTGATATAATAGAAAAGGAGGGAATAAAAAGGGTTTACAAGGCAATTGAGTCTGCTGATATTGTTATTTATGTTTTAGATGCTACAGGGTTTATTACGAAGGATGATATTTCTATTTTTGAAAAAATAAAAAATAAAAATGTAATCTTTGCTATAAATAAATCAGACCTTCTTCAACGAATTAAGACAGACATTTTAAAGAAATATAAAAAACCAATAGTTTCTATCTCTGCAAAGAACAAACAACTTTCTTCGCTTTTGGATGAAATAGAGAAGGCTCTTTTTAGCTCTTATGATGAAGCCCATATCATTACAAATATAAGGCACAAGGAGGTAATTGAAAGGGCATTAAAGCATTTAGACAGGGCAATTAGCTCAAAAGAAGATGAAATTACCTCCATTGAATTAAGGGCTTCTTGCGACGCTATATCAGAGATATTGGGCGAAAAAATAAGCAATGAGGATATTTTGGATAAAATATTTTCTACATTTTGTATAGGGAAATAA
- the prfB gene encoding peptide chain release factor 2, translated as MKGLIEAIKEIEKQIEDIGKGLLEKIERKEALEKEEALPSFWDSIEASKKIKELSEIRDFLSPYLKVLKEKEEIKDLASLGEDPEILKELNEKKERLLKEISDVKFLYAFSGKHDRDNAIISIHPGAGGTESCDWAGMLFRMYLRWAELKGYKTKILDLLAGDEALIKSVVFLISGRNAYGWLKKEKGIHRLVRISPFDSNKRRHTSFASVFVMPEITDPIEVDIKDEDLKIDTFRASAPGGQHVQKTESAIRITHIPTGIVVSSQNERSQHQNKANALKVLYLRLYEHYEEKREEELKKIGGEKKAIGWGSQIRSYVFCPYTMVKDHRTQEETGNIRAVMDGEIDCFLKAELSLSL; from the coding sequence ATGAAAGGGCTAATTGAGGCAATAAAAGAGATAGAAAAACAGATTGAGGATATAGGAAAGGGCTTGTTGGAAAAAATAGAAAGAAAAGAAGCCCTTGAGAAGGAAGAAGCACTCCCTTCATTTTGGGATTCTATTGAGGCTTCAAAAAAAATAAAGGAGCTTTCAGAGATAAGGGATTTTCTCTCTCCATACCTTAAGGTTTTAAAAGAAAAAGAGGAGATAAAGGATCTTGCCTCTTTGGGAGAAGACCCTGAAATATTAAAAGAGCTTAATGAGAAAAAGGAGAGGCTTTTAAAAGAAATCAGCGATGTTAAGTTTTTATATGCCTTTTCTGGAAAGCACGATAGGGATAATGCTATTATTTCAATCCATCCAGGTGCAGGTGGAACAGAATCCTGTGATTGGGCAGGAATGCTTTTTAGAATGTATCTTAGATGGGCAGAATTAAAGGGTTATAAGACAAAAATTTTAGACTTACTTGCTGGAGATGAAGCCCTTATAAAGTCTGTTGTTTTTCTTATTAGTGGAAGGAATGCCTATGGCTGGCTTAAGAAAGAAAAGGGAATCCATAGGCTTGTTAGAATATCGCCTTTTGATTCAAACAAGAGGAGGCATACATCTTTTGCATCTGTATTTGTAATGCCTGAGATAACAGACCCAATAGAGGTGGATATTAAGGATGAGGATTTAAAGATTGACACATTTAGGGCATCTGCCCCAGGCGGTCAACATGTCCAAAAAACAGAATCAGCAATTAGAATCACCCATATCCCAACAGGAATTGTTGTTTCCTCTCAAAATGAAAGATCCCAGCATCAAAATAAGGCAAATGCCCTAAAGGTTTTGTATTTAAGGCTATATGAACACTATGAGGAAAAAAGGGAAGAAGAGCTTAAAAAAATTGGTGGAGAGAAAAAGGCTATTGGATGGGGCTCTCAAATAAGGTCTTATGTTTTTTGTCCATATACAATGGTAAAAGACCATAGAACCCAAGAAGAAACAGGAAATATAAGGGCTGTTATGGATGGCGAAATTGATTGCTTTTTAAAGGCAGAGCTTTCGTTAAGTTTATAA